The following coding sequences lie in one Takifugu flavidus isolate HTHZ2018 chromosome 4, ASM371156v2, whole genome shotgun sequence genomic window:
- the LOC130523944 gene encoding uncharacterized protein LOC130523944: QPLATQGARHRCEKKRRIKQPRNSKRLSQTTGGEKILVEFKANHERARAKTQVKSTSKRIQKSNVLAKPGLLQKPFTSGQHQGAVYDPSCQVSSLHDVFPSTGLPGLDRVESDELVDTARSCDAAAHLPATESLKEPQQHLVEAQQGAEDTEARAAPSSCSVLADRTPSPPPAACVNKTPGEDAGCDRDARCTRVSTAALTSGLCAHKTNLPPSVESLSGDQISPASVPVFTPSSPADSPDSCAVAAGRPRPVYAISAFWDDMEKVTINDILQLRMAGGASPGLGDKSPHVSLPTNHSSLADSKSAAGVPLDTSDTADSDYFTQLDEPKPDRSGGDLSASDFEEEQLLGTSSNSSPDLLHSKQTGARCSPYLADEEGESTASEGTETPVPAGDFTQTCLKVQECVHFHSDSLLRPQRLVKSRSMRNVRALRAEDLSLHDDGDSTPVLCSPPDESSREIPFLSKEDVLDNCPQLFCLGDVIGEDKSKSVPGPVLLYDPDPVFDYRLLTFGDEILLTFLRYSRHSEKETIPIFSYSHPPIRTLRFPSHVFPNPVCEMTHFMSPLGDVPGCPSNGGTTAVSPHGHDNNKTFTVAKISLQHKAGIWCRSSGAWMLPLDVLALRGADPPADVVAEADAASAPRRSLSAEQQIWETINTRREGIFSRFSQSDMCLVCIAVASWVLRSADPESADAWKAALLANISALSAIRYLRQYVMQKSSPDGP, encoded by the exons CAGCCCCTCGCGACCCAGGGTGCACGTCACCgctgtgaaaaaaaaagaaggataaAACAGCCCCGGAATAGCAAACGCCTATCCCAAACCACCGGGGGGGAGAAAATCCTGGTTGAGTTCAAGGCAAATCATGAGAGAGCGAGGGCTAAGACTCAAGTCAAATCTACTAGCAAAAGGATTCAAAAATCAAATGTTCTGGCTAAACCCGGTTTGTTACAAAAGCCTTTCACATCGGGTCAACACCAAGGAGCCGTATATGACCCGAGCTGCCAAGTCTCAAGTCTCCATGATGTGTTTCCAAGCACAGGCCTTCCGGGCTTGGACAGAGTGGAGTCTGATGAGCTAGTAGACACAGCCAGgagctgtgatgctgctgctcatctaCCTGCTACCGAATCACTCAAGGAGCCTCAGCAACATCTCGTAGAAGCTCAGCAGGGCGCAGAGGACACTGAGGCGAGAGCGGCACCGTCCAGCTGCAGCGTTCTCGCCGATAGGACCccgtctcctccacctgccgCATGTGTGAACAAAACGCCAGGCGAAGACGCTGGGTGTGACCGGGACGCACGCTGCACCCGGGTCAGCACGGCTGCATTAACATCTGGCCTGTGCGCTCATAAAACAAACCTTCCACCATCTGTTGAAAGCTTATCTGGAGATCAGATCAGCCCTGCCTCTGTTCCTGTTTTCACACCTTCTTCTCCGGCAGACAGCCCTGACTCATGTGCTGTAGCCGCGGGCCGCCCTCGACCTGTGTACGCCATCTCGGCGTTTTGGGACGACATGGAAAAAGTAACGATAAATGACATTTTGCAGCTCAGGATGGCTGGAGGTGCGTCTCCTGGGCTCGGAGATAAATCACCGCACGTCAGTCTTCCAACAAATCACAGCTCTTTGGCTGATAGTAAATCAGCTGCCGGGGTTCCGCTTGACACATCAGACACCGCCGACTCCGATTATTTCACGCAGCTGGATGAACCCAAACCAGATCGCTCAGGCGGGGACCTCTCCGCCTCAGATTTCGAGGAAGAGCAGCTCCTCGGCACCAGCAGTAATTCCAGTCCTGATCTCCTACACAGCAAGCAAACGGGGGCCAGATGCTCCCCCTACCTTGCGGACGAGGAAGGGGAATCCACAGCTTCTGAAGGAACGGAGACGCCTGTTCCTGCAGGCGATTTCACACAAACCTGTTTGAAAGTTCAGGAATGTGTTCATTTCCACTCCGACAGTCTCTTGCGGCCACAGAGGTTAGTTAAGAGCAGAAGCATGCGCAACGTGCGAGCGCTGAGAGCAGAAGATTTATCGTTGCATGACGATGGCGACAGCACACCAGTTCTCTGCTCACCTCCTGATGAAAGCAGCCGTGAAATTCCTTTTCTATCTAAGGAGGACGTCTTAGATAATTGCCCACAATTGTTCTGCCTTGGAGACGTAATCGGAGAAGACAAATCAAAGAGTGTCCCCGGGCCTGTCCTCCTTTATGACCCAGACCCAGTGTTTGACTACAGGCTTCTCACATTCGGGGATGAAATTTTGCTCACTTTTCTTCGTTATTCCAGGCACAGTGAGAAGGAAACCATCCCAATTTTTTCCTATTCACATCCTCCTATCAGAACACTCAGATTCCCGAGTCATGTTTTCCCGAATCCAGTCTGCGAGATGACGCACTTCATGTCTCCACTGGGGGACGTGCCAGGGTGTCCCAGTAATGGGGGGACAACTGCAGTGAGTCCGCATGGACATGACAACAACAAAACCTTCACAGTCGCGAAGATTAGCCTCCAGCACAAAGCTGGAATCTGGTGCAGAAGCTCTGGAGCCTGGATGCTCCCACTGGACGTGCTGGCTCTGAGGGGAGCAGATCCACCGGCGGATGTGGTCGCTGAGGCCGACGCCGCTTCGGCGCCTCGTCGGTCACTGTCGGCGGAGCAGCAGATTTGGGAAACAATTAATACAA GACGGGAAGGCATCTTCTCCCGCTTCAGTCAGTCCGACATGTGTTTGGTCTGCATCGCCGTTGCATCATGGGTATTAAGATCCGCTGATCCAGAGTCTGCTGACGCCTGGAAAGCAG CTCTGCTGGCAAACATCAGTGCTCTGTCTGCAATCCGCTACCTGCGGCAGTATGTGATGCAGAAGTCTTCCCCAGACGGTCCCTGA